In the genome of Syngnathoides biaculeatus isolate LvHL_M chromosome 14, ASM1980259v1, whole genome shotgun sequence, one region contains:
- the slitrk5b gene encoding SLIT and NTRK-like protein 5 yields MHLWIACVLLSATSVCLAWMSDKGICGQLCACEEREGILTVSCENRGIGSIAEINPLNFPQFHLLLTGNFLRKLPANDFLEYRGLAILHLGNNEIGEVEAGAFNGLQGLKRLHLNNNKIDALREEMFWGLESLEYLQLDYNYITQVAPNALGRLQHLEVLILNDNLISILPVNIFQQVPLTHLDLRGNQLKVLPYSGLLEHMNSVVELQLEENPWNCSCDLIALKTWLESISYTALVGDVVCEFPFRLHGRDLDEVSKQELCPRRAIAEYEMPPQPHLSTEGSYRSTPALATASLTSSGIARSSSRPTKGPRQSGKLKSRPTSRQAANKPQNYGQIISYQTKSPVPLDCPSACTCNLQISDLGLNVNCQERKIEHISDLEPKPYNPKKMYLTGNYIPVVRRTDFIEATGLDLLHLGNNRIAQIHDKAFGDLTHLRRLYLNGNLIDHLTADIFFGLDSLQFLYLEYNVIKEVTADTFQHVPKLQLLFLNNNLLKTLPVGAFRGLTLARLNLRSNHLRYLPVSGVLDQLAALVQVDLYENPWDCSCSILDLKTWLEQLSTGTVVNNVICGSPKRLAGEDMRYIKTANFCPNNSAVLASMIPPSEESFPGSTITIETSLDSDTQYGAIPLSVMILALLFMFIMSVFVAAGLFVTMRKRHLKSQNEQNNSMNACISSLNMEYGLYKKGSVPKVRTSAGHVYEYIPSPSEQTCRTTGHASAESKSAEGFQDFEELSGAFPGNSDEEAASNVIGSEYSTTASEPLNKPSSMKQDDPLYYREVLDTEQKPRYSNTLPCRHTARLASQYASDFEARPQYVHPDRVQQTILYCTTPSTVYVEPNRSEYWELKAKLHIDPDYLEVLEKRTTFTQF; encoded by the coding sequence ATGCATCTTTGGATCGCTTGCGTTTTGCTGAGCGCAACCTCTGTATGTCTAGCATGGATGTCAGATAAAGGGATATGTGGACAACTGTGCGCGTGCGAGGAGAGAGAAGGGATACTCACTGTCAGCTGCGAAAACAGAGGAATTGGGAGCATCGCTGAAATAAACCCACTAAACTTCCCCCAGTTTCATCTGCTCCTCACTGGGAATTTTTTAAGAAAGCTCCCCGCCAACGACTTCCTTGAATATCGAGGACTCGCCATATTGCATCTGGGAAATAATGAGATAGGAGAGGTGGAAGCTGGAGCTTTTAATGGACTTCAGGGATTAAAACGATTGCAtctcaacaataacaaaattgaTGCCTTGAGAGAGGAGATGTTCTGGGGCCTTGAAAGTCTGGAGTATCTGCAGCTTGATTATAATTACATAACTCAAGTGGCTCCCAATGCCCTCGGCCGACTTCAACACCTGGAGGTGTTGATTCTGAACGATAACTTGATATCCATTCTGCCTGTGAACATCTTCCAGCAAGTCCCACTGACTCATCTGGACTTGAGGGGCAATCAGTTGAAAGTCCTCCCCTACTCGGGTCTGCTGGAGCACATGAACAGCGTGGTGGAGCTGCAGCTGGAGGAAAACCCGTGGAACTGCTCCTGTGACCTGATTGCCCTCAAAACATGGCTGGAGAGCATTTCGTACACGGCGTTGGTGGGCGACGTTGTTTGCGAGTTCCCCTTTCGGCTCCACGGGCGGGATCTCGACGAGGTCTCCAAGCAAGAATTGTGTCCCAGAAGAGCCATCGCTGAATACGAGATGCCACCGCAGCCACATTTGAGCACGGAGGGCAGCTACAGGAGCACGCCAGCCCTTGCCACGGCCTCCTTGACCTCATCTGGGATTGCGAGGTCCTCGTCGAGGCCCACCAAGGGACCTCGGCAGTCGGGTAAACTAAAATCAAGACCAACTTCTCGACAAGCGGCAAACAAACCTCAGAATTATGGCCAGATTATTTCGTATCAAACTAAATCTCCCGTGCCTCTGGACTGCCCATCCGCCTGCACTTGCAACCTTCAGATTTCAGACCTCGGCCTCAACGTCAATTGCCAGGAGCGAAAGATCGAACACATTTCCGATTTAGAACCCAAACCTTACAACCCCAAAAAGATGTATCTCACTGGGAATTATATCCCTGTGGTGCGGAGAACAGATTTCATTGAGGCAACCGGATTAGATTTGCTTCATCTAGGCAACAATCGCATCGCTCAAATCCATGACAAAGCTTTCGGTGATTTGACTCATCTCAGGAGACTCTATCTTAATGGGAATTTGATAGACCATCTTACCGCGGATATTTTCTTTGGACTCGACAGTCTGCAGTTCCTATATTTAGAATACAACGTGATTAAGGAAGTCACTGCAGACACATTCCAGCACGTCCCTAAACTACAACTCCTGTTTTTAAACAACAACCTCTTGAAAACATTACCGGTGGGAGCATTTCGCGGCCTCACACTGGCCCGCCTCAATCTTCGCAGCAACCACCTGCGATATTTGCCGGTCAGCGGCGTGCTCGATCAGCTCGCAGCGCTGGTGCAGGTGGATTTGTATGAGAACCCCTGGGATTGCTCGTGCAGCATTCTTGACTTAAAGACGTGGCTAGAGCAGCTCAGCACTGGCACGGTTGtcaacaatgtcatctgcgGCTCGCCCAAGAGGCTCGCTGGGGAAGACATGCGATACATCAAGACAGCTAATTTCTGCCCTAATAACTCGGCCGTACTGGCATCCATGATCCCCCCCTCGGAGGAATCCTTCCCCGGCAGCACCATCACCATAGAAACGTCACTGGACTCCGACACGCAGTACGGTGCCATCCCTTTATCTGTGATGATTCTTGCCCTCCTCTTCATGTTCATTATGTCCGTGTTCGTGGCTGCAGGACTGTTTGTAACAATGCGAAAGAGACACCTAAAGAgtcaaaatgagcaaaataacTCCATGAATGCTTGCATTAGTTCTCTCAACATGGAGTACGGACTATACAAAAAGGGATCCGTCCCAAAGGTCAGAACATCGGCTGGACACGTGTACGAGTATATTCCATCCCCGTCTGAGCAAACGTGCAGAACTACAGGTCACGCTTCTGCCGAAAGCAAATCTGCCGAGGGATTTCAGGACTTCGAAGAGTTAAGCGGCGCCTTCCCGGGCAACTCGGATGAAGAAGCAGCGAGTAATGTAATAGGCTCGGAATACAGCACCACCGCTTCGGAGCCTCTAAATAAGCCCTCCAGCATGAAACAAGATGATCCATTGTACTACAGAGAAGTCCTCGATACGGAGCAGAAGCCCCGCTACAGCAATACCTTACCTTGCAGGCACACGGCACGTCTGGCCAGTCAGTACGCATCGGACTTTGAGGCAAGGCCGCAGTACGTGCATCCTGACAGAGTGCAACAGACAATACTGTACTGCACAACACCAAGTACTGTTTACGTAGAGCCAAACAGGAGTGAATATTGGGAACTGAAGGCAAAGCTTCACATTGATCCGGATTACCTTGAGGTTCttgaaaaaagaacaacatttACACAGTTTTAA